A genomic region of Planococcus kocurii contains the following coding sequences:
- the pepF gene encoding oligoendopeptidase F, with the protein MVEKVLTREEVPTELTWRLEDIFASDELWEKEFEEVTALSDKAESYQGKLQQSAESLYEVLVYKDELTERLRRLYTYSHMRYDQDTTNSKYQALDSRIKSLFAKVSAGLSFLTPEILALDESTLNEYVANHKGLSLYKQALKELNSMRPHVLPAEQESLMAQMSEVAQASSETFGSLNNADLEFPVIEDESGQQVQITHGNYIRFLESSDRRVREDAFKAVYATYGKFRNTFASTLSGNIKRDNVNARIRKFDSARQAALADDHIPEAVYDNLVETVNDNLHLLHRYSALRKEVLGLDKVHMWDLHTPLVPEVKMEMPYDKATGVMLKGLEALGDEYVGIVKEGIDNRWVDVKENKGKRSGAYSSGAYGTNPYILMNWQDNVNNLFTLAHEFGHSVHSYYSRKNQPYVYGDYSIFVAEVASTTNEALLNEYMVEATDDDQERIYLLNNWLDGFRGTVFRQTMFAEFEHMIHKMDQDGEALTADRLTEVYYELNQKYYGPDVAADEEIGLEWARIPHFYYNYYVFQYATGFSAATALSKGILEEGQPAVDRYINEFLKAGSSDYPIEVLKKAGVDMTQSKAVKEACMVFEEKLNELEKLLLNK; encoded by the coding sequence ATGGTTGAAAAAGTACTGACAAGAGAAGAAGTTCCAACAGAATTGACATGGCGATTGGAAGATATATTTGCGAGTGATGAGCTTTGGGAAAAAGAGTTTGAAGAGGTTACTGCTCTTAGCGATAAAGCAGAATCGTATCAAGGAAAGCTACAACAAAGTGCAGAATCTCTTTATGAGGTGTTGGTTTATAAAGATGAGTTGACGGAGCGCTTGAGACGTCTTTATACTTACTCGCACATGCGTTACGATCAAGATACGACCAATTCAAAATACCAAGCACTAGACAGTCGAATCAAATCGTTATTTGCAAAAGTATCAGCAGGTTTGTCATTTTTAACACCTGAAATTTTAGCTCTAGACGAATCGACTTTAAATGAATATGTCGCAAACCATAAAGGATTGAGTTTATACAAGCAAGCACTTAAAGAATTAAATTCGATGCGTCCTCATGTGTTACCGGCTGAACAAGAATCTTTAATGGCTCAAATGTCAGAAGTCGCCCAAGCGTCTTCCGAAACATTTGGCAGCTTAAACAATGCAGACCTTGAATTCCCAGTTATAGAAGATGAATCTGGCCAACAAGTTCAAATTACACACGGCAATTATATTCGGTTCTTAGAAAGTAGCGACCGCCGCGTACGTGAAGATGCTTTTAAAGCGGTTTACGCGACGTACGGCAAGTTCCGGAACACCTTTGCATCTACCTTATCAGGTAACATCAAACGCGATAATGTAAATGCGCGAATCCGTAAATTCGATTCAGCTCGCCAAGCGGCTTTAGCTGACGACCATATTCCAGAAGCGGTTTACGATAACTTGGTTGAAACGGTCAATGACAATCTTCACTTATTGCATCGCTATTCTGCTTTGCGTAAAGAAGTACTAGGACTCGACAAAGTTCATATGTGGGATCTGCATACACCACTCGTTCCAGAAGTGAAGATGGAAATGCCTTACGATAAAGCAACAGGCGTTATGCTAAAAGGGCTGGAAGCTCTAGGAGATGAGTATGTAGGAATTGTCAAAGAAGGCATCGATAACCGCTGGGTAGACGTGAAAGAAAACAAAGGCAAGCGCAGCGGAGCTTATTCATCAGGAGCATATGGAACCAATCCGTATATTTTGATGAACTGGCAAGATAATGTGAATAATTTGTTTACGCTGGCGCATGAATTTGGCCACAGTGTCCATAGTTATTATTCACGCAAAAATCAGCCTTATGTTTACGGGGATTATTCGATTTTTGTCGCAGAAGTGGCTTCTACAACAAACGAGGCTTTATTGAATGAATACATGGTCGAGGCAACGGATGATGACCAGGAACGTATTTACTTATTGAACAATTGGCTTGATGGCTTCCGTGGCACTGTATTCCGTCAAACGATGTTTGCCGAGTTTGAACATATGATCCACAAAATGGACCAAGACGGTGAAGCATTGACTGCAGATCGCTTAACAGAAGTTTATTACGAGCTAAATCAAAAATATTATGGACCTGACGTCGCAGCTGATGAAGAAATTGGGTTGGAGTGGGCACGCATTCCACACTTTTACTATAATTATTATGTCTTCCAATACGCCACTGGATTTAGTGCAGCTACAGCATTGAGCAAAGGCATTCTAGAAGAAGGGCAACCTGCAGTGGACCGCTATATCAATGAATTTCTCAAGGCGGGAAGCTCAGATTACCCAATAGAAGTACTAAAAAAAGCCGGTGTTGACATGACCCAATCAAAAGCTGTTAAAGAAGCTTGCATGGTATTTGAAGAAAAATTAAACGAACTCGAAAAATTATTGCTGAATAAATAA
- the opp3C gene encoding oligopeptide ABC transporter permease has product MTQKIDKIPELPQGSFERITLDSKQAERITKPSVSFWQDAWYRIRKNKGALFSLILFGLIAIMAFLGPVISPYEPNAQTITHANLPPKIPGIEKLGILNGVGTLGGQKVDLYEMKNVEVNYWFGTDGLGRDMFSRVWKGTQVSLFIAFVAAAIDMLIGVIYGGVSGYFGGRVDDFMQRIVEILTGIPNLVVVILFILIMDPGILAIIIALTITGWTGMSRVVRGQVLKYKSQEFVLAARTLGASDSRIIWKHLMPNVLGVIIINTMFTIPSAIFFEAFLSFIGLGLQAPDASLGTLINDGYALIQFAPHILAFPAILLSLIMIAFNLIGDGLRDALDPKMKD; this is encoded by the coding sequence ATGACTCAGAAAATTGATAAAATCCCAGAACTGCCGCAAGGTTCGTTTGAGCGGATTACATTAGATTCGAAGCAAGCTGAACGCATTACAAAACCAAGCGTTAGTTTTTGGCAAGATGCTTGGTACCGTATTCGGAAAAACAAAGGTGCTTTGTTCAGTCTAATTCTCTTTGGTTTGATTGCAATCATGGCCTTTTTAGGACCAGTGATTAGTCCTTATGAGCCTAATGCGCAAACGATTACTCATGCAAACTTACCGCCGAAAATTCCGGGTATAGAAAAATTAGGGATTTTAAATGGTGTTGGAACTTTGGGTGGCCAAAAAGTCGATCTGTATGAAATGAAAAATGTCGAAGTCAATTATTGGTTTGGTACAGATGGACTTGGCCGCGATATGTTTTCTCGTGTGTGGAAAGGGACTCAAGTGTCCTTGTTCATTGCTTTTGTAGCAGCAGCAATTGATATGTTAATTGGTGTAATCTACGGGGGTGTTTCAGGATACTTCGGCGGGCGTGTGGATGACTTCATGCAGCGGATTGTCGAAATCCTGACAGGTATTCCGAACTTAGTTGTTGTTATCTTGTTTATCTTAATTATGGACCCCGGAATACTGGCCATTATTATTGCCTTAACCATAACCGGATGGACCGGAATGTCCCGGGTCGTCCGTGGGCAAGTTCTTAAATATAAGAGTCAGGAATTTGTTTTGGCTGCCCGTACTTTAGGTGCCAGCGATAGTCGCATTATATGGAAGCATTTAATGCCAAACGTTTTGGGCGTAATTATTATCAATACAATGTTCACCATTCCAAGTGCTATTTTCTTTGAAGCTTTCTTAAGCTTTATCGGTCTAGGTCTTCAAGCACCAGATGCTTCGCTTGGTACATTAATCAATGATGGTTACGCGTTAATCCAATTTGCGCCGCATATTTTAGCATTCCCGGCCATCTTGCTGAGTTTGATTATGATTGCGTTTAACTTGATCGGTGATGGACTTCGTGATGCCCTCGATCCGAAGATGAAAGATTAA
- a CDS encoding putative glycoside hydrolase, whose translation MMKTWKWMTVCAVSISLVSIGNVYADEEDKTPDFTQRAYETAELDSQVLASSKLFKFDSGLEFTYPDAVRGIFVTAHSAGGERFDSLINLVDKTELNAMVIDIKEDLGYLTYIPEEGSDLAKLDMGQALIKDPRAMLEKLEKKEIYPIARVVVFKDTVLAEQRPELTFMDGDQVWKNNRGESFVNPFLKEVWDHNVQIAIEAAKLGFKEIQFDYVRFPEGFENRANDLTYSLGDYEDSAADPIQRRVEAVTEFVAYAKEQLQPYGVEVSVDIFGYAATLPEAPGIGQNFSKISENVDVISSMIYPSHWTSYFGIAKPDLEPYQLVTEYAKVENQVLASLDNAPVSRPWLQDFTASYLGAGNYKRYGKVEVEAQIKALNDQGIEEFLLWNAGNSYSEGVDYTP comes from the coding sequence ATGATGAAAACGTGGAAATGGATGACCGTTTGTGCAGTGAGCATTAGTTTAGTAAGTATAGGAAATGTATATGCAGATGAAGAAGATAAAACGCCTGATTTTACACAGCGTGCCTATGAAACAGCTGAACTTGACTCTCAGGTATTGGCATCATCCAAACTATTCAAATTTGATTCTGGACTGGAGTTTACTTACCCAGATGCTGTACGAGGAATTTTTGTAACGGCCCATTCGGCTGGAGGAGAACGCTTTGATTCGCTAATTAATCTTGTGGATAAAACAGAATTAAACGCTATGGTTATTGATATAAAAGAAGACTTAGGCTACTTAACGTACATACCTGAAGAAGGTTCAGATTTGGCGAAACTGGATATGGGACAAGCCCTAATAAAAGATCCGCGAGCAATGCTAGAAAAATTAGAAAAAAAAGAGATCTATCCGATCGCCCGCGTCGTTGTATTTAAAGATACCGTCTTAGCTGAACAAAGGCCGGAGCTAACATTTATGGACGGAGATCAAGTATGGAAAAATAACCGCGGAGAATCGTTTGTGAATCCATTTCTAAAAGAAGTATGGGATCATAATGTTCAAATTGCCATCGAAGCAGCAAAGCTTGGATTCAAAGAAATCCAATTCGACTATGTCCGCTTCCCAGAAGGTTTTGAGAACCGGGCGAATGACTTAACTTATTCACTCGGTGATTACGAAGATTCTGCTGCTGACCCTATACAAAGAAGAGTCGAGGCCGTGACAGAATTTGTGGCTTACGCTAAAGAACAATTACAACCTTATGGAGTAGAAGTATCAGTCGACATTTTCGGCTATGCGGCTACTTTGCCAGAAGCGCCAGGTATCGGTCAGAATTTTTCGAAGATCTCTGAAAATGTCGACGTGATTTCATCCATGATTTACCCGAGTCACTGGACCTCTTATTTTGGAATCGCAAAACCGGACTTAGAACCTTATCAACTAGTGACAGAATACGCGAAAGTAGAAAACCAAGTGCTAGCAAGCTTAGACAATGCACCTGTTTCAAGACCTTGGCTTCAAGACTTTACAGCGAGTTACTTAGGCGCTGGTAATTATAAGCGATACGGAAAAGTAGAAGTAGAGGCTCAGATCAAAGCACTCAATGATCAAGGAATAGAAGAGTTTCTGTTGTGGAACGCTGGAAATTCGTATTCCGAGGGGGTAGATTATACGCCTTAA
- a CDS encoding ABC transporter ATP-binding protein, which produces MEKILQVKDLELSFNTQGGEVKAIRGVNFDLYKGETLAIVGESGSGKSVTTKSIMRLLPEQSAEFKNGEILFGGQDLTKLSDREMQKIRGKEISMIFQDPMTSLNPTMPIGRQLTEPLLKHQKISKTEAKKVAIDLLRLVGMPKPELRMKQYPHQFSGGQRQRIVIAISLACNPKILIADEPTTALDVTIQAQILELMKDLQKKIDTSIIFITHDLGVVANVADRVAVMYGGKIVEIGTVDEIFYNPQHPYTWGLLSSMPSLDTEDAKLYAIPGTPPDLLDPPKGDAFALRSEYALKIDMEQNPPFFKVSDTHSAATWLLHPDAPQVEPPLTVIERMKKFPGSRYYEGGAV; this is translated from the coding sequence ATGGAGAAAATTTTACAAGTAAAAGACCTTGAACTTTCCTTTAATACCCAAGGTGGGGAAGTTAAAGCGATACGTGGGGTCAACTTTGATTTATATAAAGGTGAAACTTTAGCAATCGTTGGAGAGTCGGGTTCAGGAAAATCTGTTACGACAAAATCCATTATGCGTTTGCTACCAGAACAATCAGCAGAATTTAAAAATGGTGAAATTTTGTTCGGAGGTCAAGATTTAACGAAATTGAGTGATCGCGAGATGCAGAAAATCCGTGGAAAAGAAATATCGATGATTTTCCAGGATCCAATGACTTCTTTAAATCCGACAATGCCAATTGGCCGTCAGTTAACAGAGCCTTTGTTAAAACATCAGAAAATTAGTAAGACAGAAGCAAAAAAAGTTGCGATCGACTTGTTGCGTTTGGTCGGCATGCCAAAACCTGAACTGCGGATGAAACAATATCCTCACCAATTCTCAGGTGGACAGCGCCAGCGGATCGTGATCGCCATTTCATTAGCTTGTAACCCGAAAATTTTGATCGCGGATGAGCCCACAACTGCACTGGATGTGACAATTCAAGCGCAAATATTAGAGTTAATGAAAGACTTACAAAAGAAAATTGATACTTCAATTATTTTCATTACACACGATCTTGGTGTCGTAGCCAACGTAGCCGATCGCGTAGCCGTTATGTACGGAGGGAAAATTGTTGAAATCGGCACAGTGGATGAAATTTTCTATAACCCGCAGCATCCATATACATGGGGCTTGTTGAGTTCAATGCCTTCACTCGATACAGAAGATGCAAAGCTGTATGCGATTCCAGGAACGCCTCCTGATTTGTTGGATCCACCAAAAGGAGATGCTTTTGCTCTTCGAAGCGAATATGCACTAAAAATCGATATGGAGCAAAATCCGCCATTCTTCAAAGTCAGTGATACGCACTCTGCTGCAACTTGGTTGTTGCATCCAGATGCGCCTCAGGTAGAACCACCTTTGACCGTTATTGAACGCATGAAGAAATTCCCGGGAAGCAGATATTATGAAGGGGGCGCGGTATAA
- the spxA gene encoding transcriptional regulator SpxA: MVTLFTSPSCTSCRKAKAWLEEHDIPYTERNIFSEPLTISEIKEILRMTEDGTDEIISTRSKIFQKLNVDVESLPLQRLYELIQEHPGLLRRPIIMDEKRLQVGYNEDEIRRFLPRKVRAYQLLEAQRMVN, translated from the coding sequence ATGGTTACACTATTTACTTCTCCGAGCTGCACATCTTGCAGAAAAGCAAAAGCATGGCTTGAGGAACATGACATTCCATATACAGAACGCAATATTTTCTCTGAGCCACTAACTATTAGTGAAATTAAAGAAATCTTACGTATGACTGAAGACGGTACGGATGAAATCATCTCTACTCGTTCTAAAATATTCCAAAAATTAAATGTAGATGTTGAGAGTTTACCGCTTCAGCGTTTGTATGAGTTAATTCAGGAGCATCCTGGTTTGTTGCGTCGTCCGATTATTATGGATGAAAAACGCCTTCAAGTAGGATACAATGAAGATGAAATTCGTCGATTCCTACCACGTAAAGTCAGAGCTTATCAGTTGCTTGAAGCTCAGCGTATGGTGAACTAA
- a CDS encoding ABC transporter ATP-binding protein → MAEKLLEIKNLKQYFNIGKANEVRAVDDISFDIYKGETLGLVGESGCGKSTTGRSIIRLYDATDGDVFYEGENVHGKKSKQDLKKFNRKMQMIFQDPYASLNQRMKVMDIIAEGIDIHGLAKNATERKKMVYDLLETVGLNKEHANRYPHEFSGGQRQRLGIARALAVDPDFIIADEPISALDVSIQAQVVNLLKELQIEKGLTFLFIAHDLSMVKYISDRIGVMYFGKLVELAPAEELYKNPLHPYTQSLLSAIPLPDPNYERNRVRKSYDPAVHEYTKADDVRMREISPGHFVQCSERELESIKAAAVK, encoded by the coding sequence ATGGCTGAAAAGTTACTCGAAATTAAAAACCTAAAACAGTATTTCAATATCGGTAAAGCAAACGAAGTCCGCGCAGTAGATGACATTAGCTTTGATATTTACAAAGGCGAAACTTTAGGACTTGTTGGAGAGTCAGGCTGTGGAAAATCCACGACTGGACGTTCGATCATCCGTTTATATGATGCAACAGATGGTGATGTTTTCTACGAAGGTGAAAATGTTCATGGGAAAAAATCAAAGCAAGATTTAAAGAAATTTAACCGCAAAATGCAAATGATTTTCCAAGATCCTTATGCTTCGTTAAACCAGCGCATGAAAGTTATGGATATTATTGCTGAAGGCATCGATATTCATGGCTTAGCAAAAAATGCAACAGAACGTAAAAAAATGGTTTATGACTTGCTGGAAACAGTAGGTTTGAACAAAGAACACGCGAACCGATATCCGCATGAATTCTCAGGTGGACAGCGTCAGCGTCTTGGAATTGCCCGTGCTTTAGCGGTAGATCCTGATTTTATCATTGCCGATGAGCCTATTTCTGCACTAGACGTTTCAATTCAAGCGCAGGTTGTAAACCTACTGAAAGAACTTCAAATTGAAAAAGGATTAACATTCTTATTCATCGCGCATGATTTATCAATGGTTAAATACATTTCAGATCGTATCGGTGTTATGTATTTTGGTAAATTAGTAGAGCTAGCTCCTGCTGAAGAGTTATACAAGAATCCATTGCATCCATACACGCAATCCTTGTTATCAGCGATTCCGTTGCCAGATCCAAACTATGAACGCAACCGGGTACGTAAATCATATGATCCTGCTGTACACGAATACACAAAAGCTGATGATGTTCGGATGAGAGAAATCAGTCCTGGCCACTTTGTTCAATGTTCAGAGCGCGAACTTGAGTCTATAAAAGCAGCTGCAGTGAAGTAA
- the opp3b gene encoding oligopeptide ABC transporter permease: MAKYIGKRLIYMFLTLALIATFTFFLIKILPGSPVASADKLSPEQRAVVEARYGLDKPLPVQYFDYMFGLVQGDLGISINQFKGAEVTDVILSRMGPSAQIGFQGMLLGTVLGILLGMVAALRQNTWVDYTSTFIAIVGISIPSFVFASLLQYWFGLKWGLFPVALWKDGFMSSVLPSVALAMFPLATAARFIRTEMIEVLGSDYITLAKAKGASGSEIAFKHAFRNALIPLITVLGPMAVAILTGSLVVEQIFAIPGIGEQFVKSIIVSDFSIIMGTTIFFSVFLIVVILLVDILYGVIDPRIRLSGGKN; this comes from the coding sequence ATGGCGAAGTATATTGGCAAGCGTTTAATTTATATGTTTCTCACATTAGCATTAATTGCTACATTCACTTTTTTCTTAATTAAGATTTTACCAGGTTCCCCTGTTGCTTCCGCAGATAAATTATCTCCAGAACAAAGGGCAGTTGTAGAGGCTAGATATGGTTTGGATAAACCACTCCCGGTTCAGTATTTTGACTATATGTTTGGTCTCGTACAAGGAGATCTAGGAATTTCTATCAACCAGTTTAAAGGAGCAGAAGTGACAGATGTCATTTTAAGTCGAATGGGTCCATCCGCTCAAATTGGTTTCCAAGGCATGCTGCTTGGCACCGTTTTAGGAATACTTTTGGGAATGGTTGCCGCTTTAAGACAAAACACTTGGGTTGATTACACCAGCACATTCATAGCGATTGTCGGAATATCAATTCCTTCTTTTGTTTTTGCTTCACTCTTGCAATATTGGTTCGGATTAAAATGGGGACTGTTCCCAGTGGCTTTGTGGAAAGATGGCTTTATGTCCAGCGTACTGCCTTCTGTCGCGTTAGCGATGTTCCCACTTGCTACAGCAGCACGTTTTATCCGGACAGAAATGATTGAAGTTCTTGGGTCGGATTATATTACATTAGCAAAAGCTAAAGGCGCAAGCGGATCAGAAATTGCATTTAAACATGCGTTTCGTAATGCGTTGATTCCATTGATTACGGTTTTAGGACCGATGGCTGTAGCTATTCTAACGGGGTCACTTGTTGTTGAACAAATTTTCGCAATTCCAGGTATCGGGGAGCAATTTGTTAAATCGATTATTGTCAGCGATTTCTCCATCATTATGGGAACTACTATTTTCTTCTCAGTATTCCTGATTGTGGTGATCCTATTGGTAGACATTTTGTATGGTGTCATTGACCCTCGTATCCGTCTTTCAGGAGGTAAAAATTAA
- a CDS encoding peptide ABC transporter substrate-binding protein has protein sequence MKNSKIFWLLSLVLVLSAFLAACGGGDEKETGTDKPDDKETAGELDSEQVLNLMESAEIPTMDLSLAEDAVAFNIFNNVNEGLFRLNQESVAEPALADGEPEVSEDGLTYTFKLRDSNWSDGTPVTAKDFVYSWQRSIDPATGSPYGAYMMGGSILNATDIAEGKMEPTELGVTAVDDNTLEVKLERPVPYFMSLMSFPTFYPQNEAFVTEKGDAYASNSDNLIFNGPFTLTDWDGTGLTWKMQKNPEYWDAETVKLETINWDVVKEPATSVNLYNSGEKDRAALSGEFAMQYANDENLVTDLEPTVFYFKLNQERKGEKNALANVNIRKAIASGFNKQDLVDVVLANGSLPATFLVPTEFAFDENKADFREVNGDLIEFDAEEAAKLWATGLEELGVEEVTLEILGGDTETAKNMDAYLKNQLETNLEGLTINLKAVPFGVRLELDEAQDYDIQTAGWGPDYQDPMTFIDLFVTGSPQNKMAYSNPEYDALVESAKGELATDPAARWEAMAKAEKILLEDDAAIAPLYQRGAMALQQPYVNDIIKHPFGGDFSYKWAYISGK, from the coding sequence GTGAAAAACAGTAAGATTTTTTGGCTACTAAGCCTAGTTTTAGTTCTAAGTGCTTTTCTAGCAGCGTGTGGTGGCGGCGATGAAAAAGAAACTGGAACTGACAAACCAGATGACAAAGAGACAGCTGGGGAATTAGACTCAGAGCAAGTATTGAACTTAATGGAAAGCGCAGAAATTCCAACAATGGATCTTTCATTAGCTGAAGATGCAGTTGCGTTTAACATTTTCAACAATGTTAACGAAGGTCTATTCCGTTTAAATCAAGAAAGCGTAGCTGAACCAGCACTTGCGGATGGCGAGCCTGAAGTCAGCGAAGATGGACTAACTTATACATTTAAATTGCGTGACTCAAACTGGTCAGATGGAACACCTGTTACTGCTAAAGATTTTGTCTACTCTTGGCAACGTTCAATTGACCCTGCTACAGGATCTCCATACGGAGCATACATGATGGGCGGATCAATTTTAAATGCTACTGATATTGCTGAAGGAAAAATGGAACCAACTGAACTTGGAGTTACGGCTGTAGACGACAACACGCTTGAAGTAAAGCTTGAACGTCCAGTACCTTACTTTATGTCATTAATGTCTTTCCCAACTTTCTATCCACAGAACGAAGCTTTCGTAACTGAAAAAGGTGACGCTTACGCTTCTAACTCTGATAACTTGATCTTCAACGGACCATTCACATTGACTGATTGGGACGGAACTGGTTTAACTTGGAAAATGCAGAAAAACCCTGAATATTGGGATGCTGAAACAGTTAAACTTGAAACAATCAACTGGGACGTAGTAAAAGAACCTGCTACTTCAGTTAACCTTTACAACTCTGGTGAAAAAGATCGTGCTGCGTTGAGCGGTGAATTTGCAATGCAATACGCAAATGACGAAAACTTAGTAACTGATTTGGAACCAACTGTTTTCTACTTCAAACTGAACCAAGAACGTAAGGGCGAGAAAAATGCTCTTGCAAACGTAAATATCCGTAAAGCAATCGCGTCAGGCTTTAACAAGCAAGATCTAGTTGACGTAGTATTGGCTAACGGTTCACTACCAGCAACATTCTTAGTGCCAACTGAGTTTGCTTTTGATGAAAACAAAGCGGACTTCCGTGAAGTTAATGGCGACCTAATTGAATTCGATGCTGAAGAAGCTGCAAAACTTTGGGCTACTGGTCTTGAAGAATTAGGAGTGGAAGAAGTGACACTTGAAATCTTGGGTGGCGACACTGAAACTGCTAAAAACATGGACGCTTATTTGAAAAACCAACTTGAAACAAATCTTGAAGGGTTGACAATCAACCTTAAAGCAGTACCTTTTGGAGTTCGTTTAGAACTTGATGAAGCTCAGGACTATGACATTCAAACAGCTGGATGGGGACCAGATTATCAGGATCCTATGACATTCATCGACTTGTTCGTTACTGGATCTCCTCAAAACAAAATGGCTTACTCGAACCCTGAGTATGATGCTTTAGTTGAATCAGCTAAAGGCGAACTAGCAACAGACCCAGCTGCACGTTGGGAAGCAATGGCTAAAGCTGAAAAAATTCTTCTAGAAGATGATGCAGCTATCGCGCCACTTTACCAACGCGGAGCAATGGCTCTACAACAACCGTACGTAAATGACATTATTAAACACCCATTCGGTGGAGATTTCTCTTACAAATGGGCATACATTTCGGGCAAATAA
- the mecA gene encoding adaptor protein MecA, whose product MEIERINDNTVKFYISYLDVEERGFSRDEIWFNRDKSEELFWEMMDEVNEEADFVMEGPLWIQVQAMDKGLEVTVTRAQLTKDGQKLDLPDDIEERRKMFASEDAAAPEFDEFEPVFEEPDVKKLEYTFVFSEVEELLPIARRLMYVPIASAIYHFDNKYYLYTNFDEILHSQEDIKNNVSIIAEYLRTSPVTIHRLEEYGKPIFTEDALSNVLHYFG is encoded by the coding sequence ATGGAAATAGAACGCATAAACGACAACACAGTTAAATTTTACATTTCCTATCTCGACGTTGAAGAGCGAGGGTTTAGCCGTGACGAAATCTGGTTTAACAGAGATAAAAGTGAAGAGCTTTTTTGGGAAATGATGGATGAAGTCAACGAAGAGGCCGATTTCGTAATGGAAGGTCCACTGTGGATCCAAGTCCAGGCTATGGACAAAGGTCTTGAAGTGACTGTGACACGCGCTCAATTAACTAAAGATGGGCAAAAACTCGACTTGCCTGATGATATAGAGGAACGTCGAAAAATGTTTGCAAGCGAAGATGCAGCTGCTCCAGAATTTGATGAATTCGAGCCAGTTTTTGAAGAACCTGATGTTAAGAAACTTGAATATACATTTGTCTTCTCAGAAGTGGAAGAATTGCTACCGATTGCAAGGCGCTTAATGTACGTGCCGATTGCATCAGCTATCTACCATTTCGACAACAAGTATTATCTTTATACAAATTTCGATGAAATTCTTCATTCACAAGAAGACATCAAAAATAATGTCAGCATCATTGCAGAGTATTTGCGTACTTCACCTGTCACAATTCACCGTCTTGAAGAATACGGTAAACCTATTTTTACAGAGGATGCACTTTCAAATGTGCTTCACTATTTCGGCTAA